The following coding sequences are from one Hymenobacter sp. DG25A window:
- the rfbB gene encoding dTDP-glucose 4,6-dehydratase, with amino-acid sequence MKIIITGGAGFIGSHVVRLFVTKYPEYQILNLDALTYAGNLENLRDIENAPNYRLVKGDITDQAFVDQLFATEEPDAVIHLAAESHVDRSITDPLAFVKTNVLGTVHLLNAAKNLWKPLGYEGKTFYHVSTDEVYGSLEMGPEMFTEDTAYDPRSPYSASKAASDHFVRAWYHTYHMPVKLSNCSNNYGPNHFPEKLIPLAIHRLRNNQPVPVYGKGENVRDWLFVKDHATAIDAVFHKGKVGETYNIGGVNEWKNLDLIHLLCDTLDEKTGQEKGTSRKLITFVTDRAGHDLRYAIDSSKIMNELGWKPSVTFEEGLSQTVDWYLQNQEWLDHVTSGAYQQYYQQQYTAR; translated from the coding sequence ATGAAAATCATTATCACCGGCGGGGCCGGTTTCATTGGGTCGCACGTGGTGCGTCTGTTCGTAACCAAGTATCCGGAGTATCAGATTCTGAACCTGGATGCGCTGACTTACGCCGGCAACCTGGAAAATCTGCGCGACATTGAAAATGCGCCCAACTACCGCCTGGTGAAAGGTGACATTACCGATCAGGCATTTGTTGATCAGCTCTTCGCCACAGAAGAGCCTGACGCAGTAATTCACCTCGCCGCCGAAAGCCACGTCGACCGTAGCATCACCGATCCGCTGGCCTTCGTGAAGACCAATGTGCTGGGCACGGTACACCTGCTGAATGCCGCCAAAAACCTGTGGAAACCACTGGGCTACGAGGGTAAAACCTTCTACCACGTTAGCACCGACGAAGTGTACGGCTCCCTGGAAATGGGCCCGGAGATGTTCACCGAAGACACCGCCTACGACCCCCGTTCGCCCTACTCGGCTTCCAAGGCTGCTTCCGACCACTTTGTGCGGGCCTGGTATCATACCTACCACATGCCGGTAAAATTGAGCAACTGCTCCAATAACTACGGCCCCAACCACTTCCCGGAAAAGCTGATTCCCCTGGCTATTCATCGTCTTCGCAACAACCAGCCGGTGCCAGTATATGGCAAAGGCGAGAACGTGCGCGACTGGCTGTTTGTGAAAGACCACGCTACGGCCATCGATGCCGTATTCCACAAAGGCAAAGTAGGAGAAACCTACAACATTGGTGGGGTGAATGAATGGAAGAATCTGGACCTGATTCATCTGCTCTGCGATACCCTGGACGAGAAAACCGGCCAGGAAAAAGGCACGTCGCGCAAGCTCATCACCTTTGTCACCGACCGCGCCGGCCACGACCTGCGCTATGCCATTGACTCCAGCAAAATCATGAACGAGCTAGGCTGGAAGCCGTCCGTCACCTTTGAGGAAGGCCTCTCCCAGACCGTAGACTGGTACCTGCAGAACCAGGAGTGGCTCGACCATGTAACTAGTGGGGCTTACCAGCAATACTATCAACAGCAGTACACCGCCCGCTAG
- the galE gene encoding UDP-glucose 4-epimerase GalE has translation MERTKILVTGGAGYIGSHAVVELYEAGFLPVIIDNFSNSRESVLNGIEQILGVRVPFHRVDCNDAEAMRAVFAEEGNLQGVIHFAAYKAVGESIEKPLEYYQNNVGSLLTLLQVMREFGVEALVFSSSCTVYGIPDKLPVTEQTPTKKANSPYGATKQMCEDILRDVAAAPSNKLKSILLRYFNPVGAHPSAKIGELPLGVPQNLVPYVTQTAAGIREKLTIYGNTYDTPDGTNIRDYVHVVDLAKAHVVAVERLLDGKGDMVETFNIGTGRGNSVLEVVHAFERATGLKLNYVIGPPRPGDVPAIYADVTKATQELGFRTTSTLEEALASSWKWQQSLQAVS, from the coding sequence ATGGAGAGGACGAAAATTCTTGTAACCGGCGGGGCAGGCTATATTGGCTCCCATGCGGTGGTAGAGCTATATGAAGCTGGCTTTCTGCCGGTTATTATCGATAATTTCAGCAACTCCCGGGAGTCGGTGCTCAATGGCATCGAGCAGATTTTGGGGGTACGGGTACCGTTTCACCGCGTAGACTGCAACGATGCGGAGGCCATGCGGGCTGTTTTTGCCGAGGAAGGCAACCTGCAGGGCGTGATTCACTTTGCCGCTTACAAAGCAGTAGGAGAGTCAATTGAAAAGCCGCTGGAGTATTACCAGAACAATGTCGGCTCGCTGCTTACGCTGTTGCAGGTTATGCGCGAGTTTGGTGTGGAAGCTTTGGTGTTTTCGTCGTCCTGCACGGTGTATGGCATTCCGGATAAGCTGCCCGTAACGGAACAAACCCCCACGAAAAAAGCCAATTCTCCGTACGGTGCTACCAAGCAAATGTGCGAGGATATTCTGCGGGACGTAGCGGCAGCGCCCAGCAATAAGCTGAAAAGCATTCTGTTGCGCTACTTTAACCCGGTGGGAGCTCATCCTTCCGCCAAAATAGGAGAGTTGCCCCTGGGAGTACCGCAAAACCTGGTGCCCTACGTTACCCAGACGGCGGCCGGCATCCGGGAAAAGCTCACTATCTACGGGAATACCTATGATACGCCCGATGGCACCAACATCCGGGACTACGTGCACGTGGTAGACTTGGCCAAGGCGCACGTGGTGGCTGTGGAGCGGCTGCTGGACGGTAAAGGGGACATGGTGGAAACCTTTAACATTGGTACCGGCCGGGGCAACTCCGTACTGGAGGTAGTACACGCGTTTGAGCGGGCTACGGGCCTAAAGCTGAATTATGTTATCGGGCCACCCCGGCCCGGTGATGTGCCCGCCATTTATGCGGATGTAACCAAGGCAACGCAGGAGCTGGGCTTCCGCACTACCTCCACGCTGGAGGAGGCGCTGGCCAGTTCCTGGAAGTGGCAGCAGTCCTTGCAAGCGGTTAGCTAG
- a CDS encoding nucleotide sugar dehydrogenase, protein MYEQLLQKQAKLAVIGLGYVGLPIALEFARKISVIGFDINAQRVELMRNNIDPSGELEAKDFDGCDITFTDSLDVLREARFFIVAVPTPIDEHAMPDLRPLLAASATVGKVLKKGDYVVFESTVYPGCTEDDCIPVMEKLSGLKFPEDFKVGYSPERINPGDKEHTLARIVKVVSGCDAESLDLVAKVYELVITAGVHRASSIKVAEAAKIIENTQRDVNIALMNELSMIFDRMNINTYEVLEAAGTKWNFLKFSPGLVGGHCIGVDPYYLTYKAKELGYDAKVILSGRSTNDNMGAYIARKTVQMMIKKGKDVAKSKVLVMGATFKENVEDIRNSKVADVIQELKNFSVNVDIVDPHADSDELHHEYGFRLTDPASISKDYDAVIVAVSHSPYTDLDEAYFQSITRENAVLVDIKGLYRGQMQELQYWSL, encoded by the coding sequence GTGTACGAGCAACTGCTTCAGAAACAGGCCAAGCTGGCCGTCATTGGCCTCGGGTATGTGGGCCTGCCCATTGCCCTCGAGTTTGCCCGCAAAATCAGCGTTATCGGTTTCGATATCAACGCCCAGCGCGTAGAGTTGATGCGCAACAATATTGACCCCAGCGGGGAGCTGGAGGCCAAAGATTTTGATGGTTGTGATATTACGTTCACCGATTCGCTGGACGTTCTGCGCGAAGCCCGCTTCTTCATTGTGGCGGTGCCTACGCCCATTGATGAGCACGCCATGCCTGATTTGCGCCCCCTGCTGGCGGCATCGGCCACGGTAGGCAAAGTGCTGAAGAAGGGTGACTATGTGGTATTTGAGTCCACAGTTTACCCCGGCTGCACGGAGGATGACTGCATTCCGGTAATGGAAAAGCTCTCGGGGCTGAAATTCCCCGAAGATTTTAAAGTAGGCTATTCGCCGGAGCGCATTAACCCCGGCGACAAGGAGCATACGCTGGCCCGTATCGTGAAAGTAGTATCCGGCTGCGATGCCGAGTCGCTGGACCTGGTTGCAAAAGTATACGAGCTGGTGATTACGGCCGGTGTACACCGCGCCAGCAGCATCAAAGTAGCCGAGGCGGCTAAAATCATCGAGAATACCCAGCGCGACGTGAACATTGCGTTGATGAATGAGCTGTCGATGATTTTTGACCGCATGAACATCAACACCTACGAGGTATTGGAAGCTGCCGGCACCAAGTGGAACTTCCTGAAGTTCTCGCCCGGTCTGGTAGGTGGTCACTGCATTGGTGTAGACCCTTACTATCTCACCTACAAAGCCAAAGAGCTGGGATATGATGCCAAGGTGATTCTTTCGGGCCGTAGCACCAACGATAACATGGGCGCCTACATCGCACGCAAAACCGTGCAGATGATGATTAAGAAAGGCAAAGACGTAGCCAAGAGCAAAGTGCTGGTAATGGGCGCTACGTTCAAGGAAAACGTAGAGGATATCCGCAATTCCAAGGTGGCCGATGTCATTCAGGAACTGAAGAATTTTTCCGTGAACGTCGACATCGTGGATCCGCATGCTGATTCCGATGAGCTGCACCATGAATACGGTTTCCGCCTGACGGATCCGGCATCCATCAGCAAGGATTACGACGCGGTTATAGTAGCCGTAAGCCACTCTCCTTATACGGATTTGGATGAGGCCTATTTCCAGTCGATTACGAGGGAAAATGCGGTGTTGGTTGATATCAAAGGCCTCTACCGCGGCCAGATGCAGGAGCTTCAGTATTGGAGCTTGTAA
- a CDS encoding acyltransferase → MPDAVLYFAHPTAVLDEGCRIGKGCRIWHFSHLMTGCQLGPGCSIGQNVMIAPGVVLGQNVKVQNNVSLYSGVTCADDVFLGPSVVFTNVRNPRSAVPRRDQYQPTVLERGVSVGANSTIVCGVRLGEYAFVGAGSVITRDVPAYALVYGNPARQHGWMSRQGHRLQFNPEGIAVCPESKEQYQLQNNKVFPFSTRTNP, encoded by the coding sequence ATGCCCGACGCTGTCCTGTACTTTGCTCACCCGACTGCCGTCCTCGATGAAGGCTGCCGCATTGGCAAGGGCTGCCGCATCTGGCATTTTTCGCATTTGATGACGGGCTGTCAGCTAGGACCCGGCTGCAGTATCGGTCAGAATGTAATGATTGCGCCTGGCGTAGTGCTGGGGCAGAATGTGAAAGTGCAGAACAACGTTTCCCTGTACTCTGGCGTAACCTGCGCCGATGATGTCTTCCTCGGCCCATCGGTGGTTTTTACGAATGTGAGGAATCCTCGGAGCGCGGTGCCGCGCCGCGACCAGTACCAGCCTACCGTGCTGGAACGGGGCGTGAGCGTGGGCGCCAACAGCACTATTGTGTGCGGCGTGCGCCTGGGGGAATATGCCTTCGTTGGGGCCGGATCCGTGATTACCCGCGACGTGCCGGCCTATGCCCTGGTATACGGCAACCCTGCCCGCCAGCATGGCTGGATGAGCAGGCAGGGCCACCGGCTGCAGTTCAACCCCGAAGGAATAGCCGTTTGCCCGGAAAGCAAAGAACAGTATCAGTTACAGAATAATAAGGTTTTCCCTTTTAGTACCCGCACCAACCCATAA
- the prmC gene encoding peptide chain release factor N(5)-glutamine methyltransferase yields the protein MTIRQHTASLTHHLQALYPEPEAAAIAGLVLEHVLAVSPLQRRMQANEEVPSGVAQQLETIQERLLLHEPVQYVLGVAHFAGMELEVTPATLIPRPETEELIQLIVQEQQAHRTGLTLLDVGTGSGCIALALCQALKPQRTIAVDISAEALAVARRNAARYGCAVEFQQLDILQATPADIPPHSLQILVSNPPYVLENERPLMRRNVLEYEPATALFVPDNDPLLFYRRIAELGQELLQPGGALYFEINEQYAQELCQLLAALEYQAVAAHPDLFGKDRMVRATWSGRAL from the coding sequence ATGACTATTCGCCAACACACTGCTTCCCTCACGCATCATCTGCAAGCCCTATACCCGGAGCCGGAAGCGGCGGCCATTGCCGGCCTGGTGCTGGAGCATGTGCTGGCGGTTTCTCCCCTGCAGCGGCGCATGCAGGCTAATGAGGAAGTGCCCTCCGGTGTGGCCCAACAGCTAGAAACCATACAAGAACGGCTGCTGCTGCATGAGCCGGTGCAATACGTATTAGGCGTAGCGCACTTTGCGGGCATGGAGCTGGAAGTAACCCCCGCCACGCTTATTCCCCGGCCCGAAACCGAAGAGCTTATCCAACTGATTGTGCAGGAGCAACAGGCGCATCGCACAGGCTTAACGCTATTGGATGTAGGTACGGGCAGTGGCTGTATTGCCCTGGCTTTGTGCCAGGCGCTGAAGCCACAGCGTACAATAGCCGTTGATATTTCGGCAGAAGCGCTTGCCGTGGCGCGTCGTAATGCGGCGCGCTACGGTTGTGCCGTAGAGTTTCAGCAGCTGGATATTCTGCAAGCCACTCCGGCAGATATTCCTCCACATTCTCTGCAAATCCTGGTCAGCAATCCGCCCTATGTACTGGAGAACGAGCGGCCTCTGATGCGCCGCAATGTGCTGGAATATGAGCCGGCCACGGCCCTGTTCGTTCCCGATAACGACCCGCTCCTCTTCTACCGGCGTATTGCGGAGCTTGGCCAGGAGCTGCTGCAACCCGGTGGCGCGCTGTACTTTGAAATCAATGAGCAGTACGCCCAGGAGTTATGTCAGTTGCTGGCCGCCTTGGAATACCAGGCCGTAGCAGCCCACCCCGACCTGTTTGGCAAGGACCGTATGGTGCGCGCCACGTGGTCCGGCAGGGCATTATAA